CATGTCTTGCAAACTGGGACATGCGCTCGTTTTGGAGACGTAGAGACTCAAAAAACCGTTCTCCACCATGCAATCGTCGCTTCCACAACCCATATGGTTGGGCAATTTTGTCAAGGTAACACGAAGATTTTCCAACCATTCCAGACACGTGGCGGTTCCCCGAAGAGCGATCACCACGTCACGTCTTCCCAGGCGCTTAATTTCCTTCTCGTCTTCACAGACTGCTACGTAACCAATCCAACTGGATCGAGCACGTGGCAGTTGCGACACAGAAGAAACCCAATTGGGTAATTGAACGCCGCATGTGGCGTGTAAGTTTCTGGTTACTCTATAACCGGATTTTCGCATTCCGGTCTGAGCCAAGAGTGATGCTTCAGGGAAGCGACACGTGGCGTAGGTCTGGGAATTGGTGTCGAAATCGAAAGCGCGATAAGCGGATTCTACGAAGTGGCCGTATCTTAGGATTTCGGCGCGTAGGTTGTCGTCAAGAGGGTCTAACAAGCCTTCCCAGTGGTTGATTCCTTGGTATTGGGTCCACTTGTGACCAAGTCGGGGTGAGTTGCATTCCAGTGAGTCAGTCCTGAGGCGATCCCAAGCGAGTTGGGACTTGTTGAAGGGTAAGGTTGGGGTGGTGGCATGTGAGAAAGTTGGGTTGAAGTTGGGTTTTGAGAAGGAAGTTGAAGTGTTTGGTTGGGAAGTTGGTGTTACAGAGAGTGTCATTGTTATAAAGACACTTGTGTAGTTGTGTGTGTTCTTGCAACTGATGTTTGCGTTTGTGCATGGAATTTATATTAGGAGAAAGTGAGGGAGAATGGACGGTggtgggagagagagagagagataaagagagagatagagagagagatagagagagagaagttTGTGATTTTGGTAACTGAAAAAATGGCTGCGCGAGTATGAGTGAGTGATCGAAATGATAGGAATAAAGAAATGAGGTAGGTTGAAGGAGAAAGTTCAGAAGATTTTGAGAAAATAAGTGGGACCTAAAAGACTAAAGTTAATTTCTttgtgaaaaacaaaataaaaaattaatttctcccCACGCCTTCGGAGGTAGTACGTGTTCTGTCACTATTGCCACTCggtcaattttattttatttttgtataaaagttAATTCTAATTTAGTTAGCAATGATAAATGGGATATATTCTATTATGATGTGAGTTGGGATAGTAAAAcatgtatataagaaaaaaaaaatttagaggcgaaaattaataaatataacaaatgaGGATTAAAAAGAAGGTAgaaataagatataaaataaatgaagtgTATTTTAAGTATTTTCCTTTAAAGAAGAGATAAAAATTGTGGGGGGTTTTCCATAATTATAgagaagaatataaaaaaaatgggaaaatgGGAAAAGTAAGGAGTACTCTTTGGGTACAGTAGGAAGCCGCGTAAGGTGAATATCATGAGAGGAAGTGTAGTGGACTGGTCAATCGTCAAAGTATACGACTCATCTCAGACCTATTTTTGTTcagaaaaaaacacaaattaggATAAATTCATTATAggttaaaattatttgaaatataataaaaagttatgcAAATTAAAtcttattgaaaaataaataaattctgaGAGTTGTTTTATGTCAATTTTCGCTTAGCAGCGAAATTAATTTCGGGAATAAAAGATGGATAATAAAATATCTGCCAAAgtgtatattaatatttttaccccctttttttattatatttaaaagagaaaataagatAGACCGTTCATGAAGGGGTTAATCTCTTTAGCAAAAGTTCAcactttttaaaaagttattttttacaGAACTGTGGGATTTTAGAAAAGTTCATTATGCTTGACAGGTTGgcttgttttaaaaaatattttttttaaataaaatgtgtaatctataaaatataactatttaaattatcaattaaaacactatttttaatttggaaTCATTTTGAATATCCATTAAATGTAATACATATTCTTTTGTCGTTTGAAGTGTTTGATGCAACAGATGTTAGTTcgttaaatttattatgtttaagataaatttgttgCTAACCCATAAATTTATTGATCTTTTTTGAATGATATTCTCGTTAACTAATAAGTTAATTGgtttatttaagaattttttcgTTGAACTGTTTATATAAAACCTTAATAAACATGCTATCAAGGAAGTTCATTCTTATACAAAGACCAAGTCATACCATAAACTAATTTACGGACAATCTTGccacaatttttttacaatcatTAGGTTTAGACAAAGCTCAACTTAAGTTGACAAATTTCCATCCTCATCATATTACtaattttatctcatttttgttcttgtctattttattttttccttcgttaataataatagtaataaacaCCAGGGTTAATTGTGATAaagattttgatatattatacAAGATcagattagaaaaaaaattaaattaaaaatgtgcCTAAAAATGTATGGTAATTATATAgctcaaaaaataatatatatttaaaacttaagaaATATCTTCCggaaaaaaagtataaaagacttttttttttatctaaatgttTAACCAAATGTAAGACTAACCTGTATTTGTTTTCTCCCGTATAGTGGTATTTTAATAAAGTTGATTTTGTGGAAAGAAGTTGCTTAAATTTAACGTTTATCTATAATTGTAAAGGTATTACGTACTATTATTTTCAAAGGTAAATTTACtcatgtatttatatataatggGAAATCTTAGAATTTTAGTTGGACTCATAAATTCGTTCATGACCttctaattatttttcatcCATATTATAATGGGTTTTATGaagaaattttgtaaaatttgtttctacaagttttatatcatttattaaattttataacattaattatattaattaaattcacTCTACCTTtcacagtttttattttttatttttgctgaATATTTTTGATACTAGATTTGTCATGCCTCTTGATATACTGGAGGACATTTTACTTCAATATTCCATGCTATCCTGttcatgaattaaaaaataaatgttgataaaaaaatatagaaaataatttttagaaattagtTGAAACTAATTtcagtttataaaaaaatttctaaataaatcctttatttaatgaagaaaaagaaaaaggcttTTAGTATGGCATTCATGGTTTGGTGAATTCATTTCCGTGGAATTATCTGTAACCCCACATAAAGATGAATACGAAACATAAAaattgggaagaaggaagaatgaaaaagggagaagaaaaagaaaatagattaatagattaaagaaaataagaaatatatttggAAAGGCAtgtgtaaaaagaaaataaatattttgcagtactaaaaaaacaaagaatattCCTGCAGCTATTTCATtccttttgttttcctttttttggtGAAACGGCTATATTCACTCCGTCATTCTTATCCTTTATAACCTACCTAGTCTTTAtcacttacttttttttatcactatCAAGAATCAAGAATAATATTCATCTTTCGGTACGTAATATATTTGAGGGCTGCTCACTTACAATATTCATCATTTGCTTAAGCATTTGTGATTAACGTTAACTAACGatatattaaacaattaagCAAGttgcttttttcttcttcttaaagTTTTGTTGTTAATGGATAGCAAAGAATCAAACTAAATAGTTTACGTTATTTGAAGAATTAGATTTCTTTCTATTGTACGTTTGCTCACGTGGCATCTTGTCCTCCATTATCGTCAACCTTTGTATTCTTTTCCTTCATGATGGGTGGCATGTGATGAATATAAGTGGAAAAATGAATTAGTTAAGTAATGTTATTTAACTAATTCAGTATTTTGAGTAAAATAATACGCTAGCTTTCCGTCTTAATTGTATATTTAAGTTGGATATGAAATGATAAATCTTAAAAAACCTAAGCGATTATgttaattagttttttctttgaatttatgaaataattgtAATAGTTTAAGAGTTAATGTGAATGATAAAGTTTGATTTGAagtaagagaaagagaaaagaaatgaagGTAAAAGAAGAAGGATTTGGATTTAGTTGGATTAGGATAACATtgataaaaaggaaaatgaggAATGAATTACTGGGTGAGTGGGTGGGTCACATTTTCTCCCCAATAAGATGATTGACATGTTACCAacaagcaaaacaaaagatttgCATCTATTTTTTATCCTTCCTAGACATTGGATATTGCATATTTATTATCTAAGATACTAAACATAGTATAAACTTTATTATATTCATTCTCAaccattatcattttatttaaaagagaattccaacaataattttaaacataaatatacataatttcttttaaataataaattataaaattaatcaattctAAATACAACTTTTGAACCCTAATAtaagtataatatataactctcatttttcaataatatataggctttatatagatttatataataaaaatatttattgacgtctttcgaaatatttttattaggtaTTAACACTTAActtattttaagtcttaaatgtttatattttttttattgattaaagataaatttaagatatttaatatttaatatttttttaatattagatatataatatattttcttttttatcattcaaggttttaatatttaatattcaataaagtCAAAAGCTATAAGAGAATGACATATTTACAAACACAATTtgttagtaataataaaatttttcaataaattatgtTTAGTGAAAGATAAGTGACAAACAAATCTAGTAAAGTGATcgtttataaaattttcttacaGATGTACAAATCTATTCTTaagtattaataattataaaatcatggataaatttcttttgataaatatttgtcGATAACATGTTAGTAGTGTAACTAGAtctccttctttttttctctttttcatttttccttttgtttatttttttaattttttttttcgttgtCGTTGGGTCATCGCAGCACCACCACCACTTCCaagatgttttcatttttaagatCTTATTGTAAGacttagaaaaatatttacatatgagatataatagataatagataataatatgtatttaaattattattgttgtattaaaatgttatgatagcttattattgttgtatttaaattttctattgaCGTCTttcgaaatatttttattagatattaacacttaacttattttaagtcttaaatgtttatatttttttattgattatatataaatttaagacatttaatatttaatattttttaatattagatatataatatatttccttttttatcattcaaggttttaatatttaatattcaataaagtCAAAAGCTACAAGAGAATGACATATTTACAAACACAATTTGTTAGTAATAAtgaaatttgtcaataaattatGTTTAGTGAAAGATAAGTGACAAACAAGTCTACTAGTAAAGTGATCgtatataaaaaattttcacGGATGTAAAAATCTATTCTTAAGtattaataatcataaaatcatgGATAAATGTCTTTTGATAAGTATCTGTCGATAATATTCGTTAGTAGTGTGATTAgatctccttctctttttccctttttcatttttcctcttgtttatttctctttttcatttttcctcttacttatttctttatttttttcttcttgttgtcGTTGGGTCATTGCAGCATCACCATCACTTCTAAGATGTTTTTATCTTTAAGATCTTATTGTAAGACctacaaaaatatttacatgAGATATAATGGATAATAATAGATAATAgataataatatgtatttaaattattattgttgtattAAAATGTTATGATAGCTTATTTGATTAGAAGATTGGAGCGTGAGATTTTGGGTTTAAGACTATCCTATAATGTTTAATGGTTGTTctgttttgtttaatttaaataatggtATGGATTTTGTATAATTGTTTTTAGTTGATTTGCGATTtgtagttttattaaaaatattatgaaaatagttAACATGTAAAGGTAATTACGAATGGTAGAATTTTGGcgaaatttgaatatatttagtttattatacaTACATgtaaagtataatattttattatttggttAGATAATATGTCGCATgtgaattgtttatattatatagtttaaataCAATGCaacataataatgttttaatgtatattacaaataaaaatatatgtgtggtgataaattagtattttattttcaaatagaTTTTATGAAACTAGtgtattctaaaatttaacAAGTTTGAAAGTTGCGGCTTTGTTTTCTTATCATATATGTATTTAAGGATTTAAGGTTAgattaatatacattttttaaataaataatcatgcttttgattattttatttgtgttaaaaaatgtagtttgataattaatatttcatgatGAAATCTAAGCGTTTGGGTTCGTTGAGTTATATTGTGTTAGAAAAAAGAATTACggatttgagtttttattaaagttgTTGTGGctatgattatatttatatgaacTTCTTAATTTTAGGTAATGTAAATTGAATCAACATTATTGGTTATAATTAATTGGATGATTTCTATGTCTCTGTTCTTTTAGGCTGATTTGACTGTTCACGAAGAAATGAGAGCGAAGATTTGCAGGATTTATTGTGTTTACTTTAGAAGATTTGCACTGATTTGAAAGAATGAATTTGCGGGTTACAAGAGAAAATGAATTCTCGCACAGGTAAAGAGATTTGAGGAGATTCACAATGTTTTACTAAAGTACcctttatgtatttttaaaataaggatATGCATGAAATTGAAGATATGGTGGTGCAACTCTCTGTCTCTGTGTAGTGTATATGGATATGTTATGGGTGGCAGAATTGATTTTGcattaatagttttttattcttatgagaaaagagtccattttatatttaattatttaattgttaaaaccttaaatttaataataataattaacaattaatttaatataattaacactaatttattttaaattacttttataactaaggataaaaatataatattttatttttctattattttttaaaatgtatcctaaaaaaatgtattgtatattaatttgtttttaattttactatttcaaataatttttacaaaaaatatattaatcataaatatcattttctattaattttatcatttattaataaatatcattttatattactttaataactaggagcattttggtaatctttaatttttaccaattaaacaatttttttaaaactatcacATGAATccaatcctacactaattctcacaaactttacttccaaatccactcaaaaaaacaacaaaaaaattatcctcaaatccactcaaatctaTTCAAATCATCTCTCCTCAATCATCTCTCGTAAATCATCACAAGAGAACAAACCCTAATACTCACATGGAAGTGTTATACTTGAGCTAAAAATTAAACTACTCATAGTTACAACATTGtatgatttattttgttattagtgTATGATATCATATAACAagaatgaaatttattattcttatttggctggaatatatataaattatattagaaatattaaataatattattttattttaccgaagattaagataaaattggagacattaaaataaatgttggAGTTTCACAATAATCACGAGAGgtgattaatttgaataaaaatgtaatttgtttgaatatttgagATTTATTTGTATGCATTGATATTTTAAGTGCATACAGTTAGAATAATTTTTAGGTGTTTCAAttggtttattattttaaaagtaattgtGGTTGTGTATTTTAGTTGTGGCATGATTTAATTACTATTGTCTGAGAAGAAATGATTTATGATAAATAGAGTTTCAACGAGCAGATATAATATTTGGATGTTTGTTGTTAAATATATATGTCACACATGATTGttccatttatatttatatgataatgATGTTAATACAATTATGTGCTAAGTTAGGAGCGTTAAACATCATGTTAATTGTATATTGCAAGTAATAATGATGTGAGTTTAAGTTATGTGGTTGTTTGATGAtgtgaaatgaaatatattttattgtgaatgTAATGTCTGCAATGAGATGTGATAGTGCGGAAGAGAAGCACATATCTTTGACTAGAAGTGAGGGGGATATGAACGCTGACCTTGAAGACAACAACTCTAGTCTTTGGGAAAGCAGCGGGAAGTTGTTCATTTCGACCAAAGGTGAGAGAGCTGTTTGAGCTGACGTTGAAGGGGCTCTAGGAGCTTACCCTAAGGACTCCAGTTGTGGTCTCTAGGAGAGTAGTGAGGATTAATGTGTCTCGGTCAAAGGTGAAGATGTAGTAGTAGAGTAGAAATGGTTTTGTGAGGCTTGAGATAGATGTTTTCATTATAAATCTTATGTCTAGATGCTATTGGGATTGTATTGCAATATTGTGTGAGTAACTACACCCTCTTTGTGCTTCTATTTCTCggatatttatttgtgttttcatttaatttgttTGCGAATTAGTTTGTGCTTGTTGTTGGATGAACTTGTAGAAAATGAGCAGTGGAAAGAAGAGACAACAACCAAGAGGCGATGAATTGGTTTTGCGTTAAAATTCGTTTCTTTTTAACAAACtttcacttttaaaaaattctcTAACAAGTCTGAAAGGTAGCTTTCAATAATAGCAAGTAAACAAcaaagagtaaggaagagaaACTTGCACAAGTTacttttatattggttcagaTAAAAAGATCATATCTCTAGTTGTTAATCACTCTAAAAAGAGGGATTATCTTGTCAACCAAAATAAGCAAACAAGTTACAACAATGGAGTAAAGTGTAAGTTCAGAAACCACATCTCTTGACAAATAAGAGATTAACAACACCTCCTTTTGACTAATAAAAGGATGAACACAACTTGACCTTGCTTGTAGATAAGCTTCACCACTTAGACACACTAAGAAGAAGCTCCTTCTTCTACAAGCACGAAGAACATAAGCTTTCTTAAACACTAAGAAATTTCAAACAATGCTCTTGCTCTCTAACAGTTTAAATAACCTATTAAAAACTCTAAAACAAGGTATTTATAGGCCAAGGTTTAGAAGCTCAAAAGTCAGCTTCTAACTattaggataatcgattattccaagtgataattgattattctagtAAACATTCTGAAATTGGAGCATTTCACTTAACTATGTGAGTTTACTACTCTAATGAATTTAACTATTACAACTTTAAATAcatcaaaaaatttaattggcTTGGGATTGAGTGGGAATTGGTTCCAAGTTATGGTCCGACTAATAATCCTCCTTCTTTTAGTTGCTAGGAACATATCTAATACTATATATGATTATAGAATCTTGATCTTAATGTAAGTTATTCATTCAAGAAGTCATTGAGTGATCATACTAAAGTTCGATGATCTTAGGCTCTAGGTGCCAAAAATGGACGTAGAGTTACATTTAAAGAACACTTCCAAGACAATATTTGTGTAGCTACTTAAAAAAGATCAATAATGGTGTagtgaaaaaaaatgacaaGAAGAAATCCACTCATACCCACAACTCCATTCAatctatgtatatattattatcaattttttccaaatgaaaaaatctaaaaataaactaCTAATATGTTTGCTAAATCCCTATGGATAAGATAACCCTTGTTTGATTGTACTATAAATAACTTAGTGTACTTGCCAATTGGTTACACAATTAGataagtattttaaaagttGATACTATGTTATGTTGAAGATTTTAAGCCTTAAGCCTAATgaacataaaaattacaaacccAAGTTTACTCCATTAGTTACTTTGAGTGCAACTCTAGATCTAAACAAGCTTTAAAAATCATTCATGGTGGAGAAAATTTGTGCATTAACAAAAAAGTTTAATCTTGATGATTTTACATATTTAGAAAAGTTACGTCTTAAAATACAAACTCAACATTATGAACTTAATATTTAGATCCGTAACTAagagtttaatattttatgtgagTTTGACATTCACGTTATTGTTTGCAGTTATTTTCGTCCTTTCTATGGTTGatcttaatatattattataaactaaGTATAGATTCctccttttttttatacatatatactaatttttgttttttggatgTTCCCCTTTGAATGTTATGATTGAGATCAATACCAAACAAAACATCAAACCTAGGGGGTATATCAACATTCTCATTCAAAAGATTTTTAAGAATACCGTACAATTCTCATAAGCTACATTCCAACCACGTTCTATACCCTCCGAACCATCAATGTCAAAACTTTCAGACTTTttctgaaattgaaaattttaaattaaagactATTTCATTAAGGATAACTTTCGTTCCTTGGCAAACATTGGAACTTTGTGCACTACAAGCAATAGTTGAACTTCAAGCTTAGATAGATATGAAATTACACAGTCAAAATCTGAGGCAATGTGACACCCgagcacggagacgagggcggggagtgacgccggtgcaagaagcatggtgcagggagcacagacaaggagcggctcctatcagcttcgggtggaaggggtacatggatgaatcgaacatacaccggaatgagagggatttggagactgtgtaggtatgggactatacagttgaaggatagcttaaaggaattgatttgactactcatatcaccaaaaatgcatttgcttttcggtagcctaactcataagaactccatggttaagcgtgcttagcctggagcaattctgggatgggtgaccttccgggaagttttcccggaaagtgtgcgagtgaggacaaagcacactggaaagcctggtggtgatctgtgggggcagtcgatggtccgtGTGAGTTGccgggatgttacattaatggtatcagagcagttcttcctTAGAAACCTGTAGGTTTTGGGTGTAATTCGTTTATGTTTGTGTACTCTGGCTTCGTGTTGGGAGTTATGTTGGTTAAGTTGGACTAATAGTCTGTCTCTCTGAACAGAAAATGGCATCTAGATCTCCTCCTCTCTCAGATGTCGATCCGTCTGACACTAATCAGATGTTGAATGAGGTTCTTCAGGCGTTGCAACAACAAAATGTTACACTAATTCAGCAGAATACCATAGCCTTGCAGAATCTGGAAGCTGCAAGAGTGTCCGCTGAGAACGCCAGAGCGTCGGCCGATACCACCCAAAGGCAGTTCTTGGATGTGATGACTAGTGGCAGGATTCCCACCGGTCCTTCTTCTTCGGCTGCTCCAACTGGAGAATGGAGTTTGGAAAATTTCTTGCAACATCATCCCGCCAAGTTTAATGGCAAGTGTTCACCCGATGAAGCCGATCAGTGGCTTCGTGATATGGAGAGAGTCTACAACGCCAAGAAGTGTCCTGATGAAAACAGGTTGTCCTATACTGAGTATCTTTTGACTGGAGAGGCAAGCCACTGGTGGAGCAGTGCACGGATGATTTTGGAAGGAACTAGAACCCCTATCACATGGGATTTATTTAAGAAGAAGTTCTTTTTCTTGGCCACGTGATTTCAGCTGGAGGAATTTCTGTTGATCCCGCTAAGGTGCAAGCAGTACTTCAGTGGGAAAGACCTAAGACTGTTACTTAGGTCAGAAGCTTCGTGGGTTTAGCGGGCTATTACCGCCGTTTTATTGAGGACTTTTCCCGAATTGTGGCGCCATTGACGCAACTGACTAGGAAGGATCAACCTTTTGTTTGGACAGATCGTTGTGAAACTAGCTTTCAAGAGCTAAAGAGAAGGTTGACT
This sequence is a window from Vigna angularis cultivar LongXiaoDou No.4 chromosome 2, ASM1680809v1, whole genome shotgun sequence. Protein-coding genes within it:
- the LOC108328645 gene encoding phospholipase A(1) DAD1, chloroplastic, translated to MTLSVTPTSQPNTSTSFSKPNFNPTFSHATTPTLPFNKSQLAWDRLRTDSLECNSPRLGHKWTQYQGINHWEGLLDPLDDNLRAEILRYGHFVESAYRAFDFDTNSQTYATCRFPEASLLAQTGMRKSGYRVTRNLHATCGVQLPNWVSSVSQLPRARSSWIGYVAVCEDEKEIKRLGRRDVVIALRGTATCLEWLENLRVTLTKLPNHMGCGSDDCMVENGFLSLYVSKTSACPSLQDMVREEVARVIQSYGHEPLSISITGHSLGAALAILSAYDITSTFKNSPMVSVVSFGGPRVGNDKFRAQLEKSGTRILRIVNSDDVITKVPGLVVPDADMACSGHVHVAGLQSWFRKVVQDMQLVYADVGQELRVSSRESAYLKKGDVATCHDLKTYLHLVNGFVSSSCPYMSKTTQYQAEASL